DNA from Micromonospora nigra:
GCATGGCGGTGGTGTGCTCAAGGTCGGCGGCTACTACTACTGGTTCGGTGAGAACCGCAACGCCGACAACACGTTCCGGGCGGTGTCCGTCTACCGCTCCACCAACCTGCGCGACTGGGAGTTCCGTAACAACGTGCTGACCCAGTCGTCGGCGGCGGAGCTGCGGGTGGCCAACATCGAGCGGCCGAAGGTCATCTACAACGCCGGCACGGGCCGGTACGTGATGTGGATGCACAAGGAGAACGGCACCGACTACGGCGAGGCCAGGGCTGCCGTCGCCTCGTCGGCCACGGTGGACGGGGACTACACCTACCATGGCAGCTTCCGGCCGCTGGGCCACATGTCGCGGGACATCACGCTCTACAACGACGGCGGCACCGCCTACATGCTCTCGGCCGCCGACGAGAACCGCGACCTGCACCTCTACCGTCTCACCGCCGACTACCTCCAGGTGGCCACGCTGGTCGGCAACTTCTGGAACGACGCCAGCCGCGAGGCCCCGGCCCTGTTCAAGCGCGGCAGCACCTACTTCCTGCTCACCTCGGGCCTGACGGGCTGGAACCCGAACCAGGCGAGGTATGCCACGGCGCCCAGCATCTCGGGTCCGTGGACCACCATGACCAACGTCGGTGACTCGACCACCTTCCGCTCCCAGTCGACCTTCGTGCTCCCCATCCAGGGCACTTCGACGACGAGCTACCTCTACATGGGCGACCGCTGGGCCGGCGCCTGGGGCGGACCGGTCAACGACTCCCAGTACGTCTGGCTGCCAATCACCTTTCCATCCGCCACGACGATGAGCCTCACCTGGTATCCCACCATCACCGTCGACACGGCCACGGGCACCATCACCGGACAGGCGCCGGCCTACCACCGCATCACCAACCGCAACAGCGGCAAGGTGGTCGACGTGCTGGACATGGCCGTCACCGACAACGCCGAGGTCAAGCAGTGGTCCTGGAACGGCGGTGCGAACCAGAAGTGGGAGTTCCGCGACGCCGGCAGCGGCTACTTCCGGATCGTCAACCAGCACAGCGGGAAGTGTCTCGACGTCGCCGACGCCTCCACCGCCAACCACGCCAACGTCATCCAGTACGGCTGCGGGAGCGGCACCAACCAACAGTGGCAGTGGGTCGCCACCGGCAGTTACCACCAGCTACGCGCCCGGCACAGCGGCAAGTGTCTGGACGTGGTGAGCAGCGGCACCGCCGACGGCACCGACATCACGCAGTACACCTGCGGAAGCGGTACCAACCAGCAATGGACACGCACCCAGTCCTGACACCGCCGTCACCCGTGCCGAGCAGGACCCGGCGAGGACGCCCATCGACGCTCGCGCCCCAGCCCGTACGGGTGGCGGTACCGACGAGCACGTCTGCCTTCCTGGCGGGCAACGGTCGGCTACTCGCGGTCAGCGCACGGGTTGCCATCCGGGCACGATGCGTCTCGGCGCCGGTATCGGCACACTGCGATACCAGCCCAGGTCAGCATCCTCGACTACCGTACCCAGACCGGGAATCTGCACGGCCTCACCGTAGTCGGTGGAGCCGCCGCCCGGCGGTACGCGCGTCGGCCGAACGTGGGATCGCGGCGCGGCGAGGGTCACGACCTGTTGCGCCCGGGTGCGTATGCGGCCAGCACCCGGGCCACGACCCGTTCGGCGAAGGCTCGGTCGACGGTGGCGCCGCCGACGGCACGGCGGTGGAACAGCGGCCCGGCGAGCAGGTCGAGCACATCGAGCGGGTCCGTCCCTTCCGCCAGTTCCCCTCGGGCGATGCCGCGTTCGACGACGCGCAGGATCACCTCGTGCCGGGCCTCGGCCTCCCGTCGGTGCAGTGCCGCGAAATCCCGGTCGCGTTCGGCGGCGTCGATCAGCGCGAACCACAACCCGGCCGCCGGGCCGTCTGACAACGCCGAGGCCAGCCCACCGACCAGTTCGACGAGGTCGCCGTGGAGGCTGCCGGAGTCGGGATCGGTGGGCGGTCGGCGGACGCTGGCGAAGGCGTCGAGCACCAGATCCGCCTGACCGTTCCAGTGCCGGTAGATTGTCGTCTTCGCCACGCCGGATCGCTCCGCGACGGCCTCGACCGTGGTGCCGGCGACGCCCCGTTCGACGAGCAGTCGCAGCGCGGTGGCGATCACGACGGTCCGGGTACGCCGTACCCGAGGGTCCGTCACCCCGCTCACCCGGTCACCGCCTCGCGTTCGCTCACCCTGTCGACGTCCGCCACAGGTCCCGATTGTCGTGCACATACTCTCGCAGGGTGCGAGGCGGGCGACCGAGCAGGCGCGGCAGCGTGGGATCGACCGCTGCTGCCTGCCCCCGTCGCAGCCCGGTGTGCAGGACGGTCTGCACCAGGGCCTGCACCAGGGGAGCCCCGCGCCGACGCAGGTGGCGCAGGTAGCCGGCGACTGTGGCGGGCTGGTAGCGGACCCGTCGGCCGAGAGCCTCGGTGAGCAGCGCCGCGACCTGATCGAAGTCCAGCGCCTCCGGGCCGGTCAACGTGTATCCGGCCCCACGGTGCGCGTCCGGATCTGCGAATACGACGGCCGCGGCATCGCCGAGGTCACGGGTGTCGACGAACGCGGCCCGCCCGTGGCCGGCGGGCAGGTAGATCCGGTCGTCGTCACGGATGTCGCGGCGGTAGGCATCGGCGAGGTTCTGGGCGAAGAAGCCCGGACGCAGGACGGTGTACGGCAGGCCCGACGCGCGCAGGTGTGTCTCCACCCGGTGGTGGGGCAGCACCTTGTTGCGGTCAGCGCCGGTGACGGAGGAGAACACGACATGATCGACGCCGTGCCGGGCCGCCGCATCGACGAGCGCGTTGAGGGTCGGTCCGACCCGGGCGATCTGCGGCGGCCTCAGCAGGAACAGCCCGCCCGCGCCCGCGAGCGCCGCGTCAAAGGTGCTCGCGTCGTTCAGGTCCAGCCGTGCTACCGGTACGCGCGGGAAGGTTTCGCGCAGCCGGTCAGGGTCGATGCCGGCCACCCGCACCGGAATCCCTGCCACCTGCAGCGACCGGGCGACCGCGCCTCCCACGTTGCCTGTCGCGCCGGTCACCAGCACCGGGGCGTTCATCGCACACCACCAGAAACATCGAGGTAGACCAGGGCCAGTCCCTCGCGGCGCGCCGCCTCGGCCAACTCTTCGTGGGTGGGCGTCCTGGGCACGTTGATTCGAATGCCCATGCGCCTGCCGGCGCGCCGGTGCCCGACCGCCTCGATCAGGTGGCGGTAGGCCGTCGCGACGCGATCCGGGTCCTCGACCAACTCGGCGCGAGCGGGGCGCCGCCTGCCCAGCAGCGTCACCGCCACATCTGGACGCCCGCGTAGGTTGACCCGCCATGGCGAGTTCGTCAACACCAGCAGCCGGCCGTCGCCGGCTGGCCGGTAGGCCACCGGAAACACCAGGTCGCGGCCCGTACGTCGCCCCGTGACGTGGAGCAGGAGCAGATGCCGTCCGACGCGCCCCGCTCGGGACGGCTCGGACAACAGCCAGCGGATGACCCGGTTGACGACGCGGTACGGAGCCTTTGGTGGACGAACCCGCTGCACTGCCGGTCGTGAGGTGGTTGCCATACCCCCACCATAACGCTACGGATGCGTAGCGGAAAGCGCGTGAACGGCGGCGACAAGGCTGGTGGCAGCGCATCGGCGGCAAGTACGCCACCTACGTCGCGTACGAGTCAGACGCCGTCGAACTCAGGAACTTCGAGCCGATGCCGGATCCGGTCCGAGGCATCGCTGCGGACGGAGGTCGGCGGCCCGGACATCCTGCGCGAGCAGCTCGACCACCTGGTCACGATCGGCCGGCTGCCCAACGCCGGCACGTTCGCCGGCCACGGCGATGAGCACGAACTGCGCCGCGCCTCGCAGACGACGGGCGCTCGGGCAGCCCGTGACATGATGACGCCCATGGGGAATCAGCAGGACGTCGGCGGACCCGACCGTCACAGTGGGTCAGGTGCCGTCGCGGACGGTGCGACGGGTGGCAGCGTCGATGCGCGGCTCGCCCTCGCGCAGGACCCCACGACACCACAGATGACTCTCATCGATCTGGCGTCCGACCCGTCGGCCGTGGTGCGCAAGGCGGTCGCGACCCGCACCGACGCGCCTGCGCAGGCACTGCGCCCGCTGACCCGGGATCATGATCGCAACGTCCGGGAGGCCGTGGCGAGAAACCCCTCGACCTCGGTCGGTAATCTCCTGCGGCTGGTCAAGGACGCCGACCGGTGGGTCCGCTGGGCGGTCGCCGGCAACCCGGCCTGCGACGAGTCGGTTCGCCGGGTGATGGCGGAGGCGTCCGACAAGGAACTCCGCGGTCTCCTCGCGGAGACGCGCGAGCTGGAGCCCGAGCTGGCCGCGCTGCTGGTCGACGACGCGTCACCGGAGGTACGGGAACGACTCGCCACCCACACCCACGACCCCGACGTGATCACCGCCCTGATGGCCGACCGCACCGCGCGCGTACGCAAGGGGCTGGCCCGTAATCCGCGGACCACCACCGCCCAGCGCAGCGCACTCGCCCAGGATCCCGTGGTGGACGTCCGCGCCGCGCTGGTGCTCGCGGTCGAGTTGGACGAGGCGGATCTGCGACGCCTGGTCGACGACCGGTCGGTGCAGGTGCGGATGGCGATGGCGACGTCGGAACTGGTCCCGCCGCACATCCGGCAGGCGCTCGAACGCGATCCCGACGAGATGGTGGCCGGCGCGGCGCGGGACTTCCGCCCCGGGGGCGGTAGCTCCCCGGTGGTACGGACTCCGCGCATCGGTCACCGCGCCTCCGGGGGCGGCCGGGGTCGACCGGGCGGCGCCCGGCGCTGAGGCCGGCGAAGCGGCCGTCATCCGTTCGCAGTCCCTGCCGTAACACCAGCTCGACGGGGGTGGCGCTGTTCGCGCTGCTGTTGTCGTGCCCGCCGGATCGGCACGCTCGATCCGGCCCCGGCGTTACCCGTGACCGCTTCGTCCCGGGGGCGAACGTGAGCCGGATGGAGATCGGATCCAGCAGGCGCACCCGCTCGCCCTGATAGCTCTCGCGCGCGACGCCGACTACCGTCAGATGTATCGGTTCGATACATCTGACGGTTGGGCGTGATCGGCGAGGTGGCGACGATGAGGCGGGTCGACTACGACAGGGAGCAGTACCAGAACTACCCGCGCGGCCGGGCGCTGACCGAACAGCAGTCGAGGGCGTGGCTGAACGCCTTCGCAGCCGCGCTGCCCGAGCGGCGTCCGCTGGTGGGGTTGGACGTCGGCTCGGGGACCGGCAGGTTCACCCCTGCGTTGGCGCGTGCGTTCGGGCCGGTGACCGGGGTCGAGCCGTCGGTCCGCATGCGCGAGGTGGCGCAGGCGCAGTCCCCACACCCCGGTGTGCGGTACCTGGCGGGCTCCGCCGAGGACATGCCAGTGTCGTCCGGGAGCGCCGACTACGCGCTCATGTTCCTGGCCTGGCACCACGTCCAGGACAAGCCCCGAGCGGTTCGGGAACTGGCCAGGGTGGTCAGGCCGGGCGGGCGGCTGCTGCTGCGCGGAAACTTCAGCGACCATCACCCCGAGCCGTGGTGGCTGGACCACTTCCCGCGTGGCCTCGAGGTGGACACCGCGCTGTTCCCGCCGCTGCACGAGGTCATTGCGATGTTCACGGCGGACGGTTGGCGCGTCGCCAAGTTCGACATGGTGACCCACCCGACCGACGAGACCCGCACCGACATGCTCGAGCGGCTGCGCTTGCGCACTCTCTCGTTCTTCGCCCAGCTCAGCAACGACGAGGTGGAGGCCGGCCTGCGCAGCATCGAGAAGACGGTGGCCGCCGACCCCGACGCCCCGTCGCCCGCGCTGTCCGAGCCGATGCTCACGTTCGAACGACGGCGGTGATGTTATCGATAACACGGAGGCTCTCGAGGGGGCGTTAGTTGCCTTGACTTGGCGGGCCGGCAGCCGGTCCGGTCTCACCGGCTGCGGGTTGTCACTGTTCAGTGGCGGTAAGCGTCTCTGCCCGCTCGCGCTCCTCTGCTGTCGAACCTGACGCCGGGGCGTCCCGCGCCGGGTGCCTTGACACGTATCGATGTTATCGATGACACTCGGGCGGACGATCTGAGTAACACGGCGGAAACGCTGCGGCAACCAGAGGAGCCTCCATGACGCGAACAGCTTTCCGTCGCGTGGCCGCGTACCTGGTCGCGGCATGTGTCGCGGTGACCGCGGCGCTGGTCGCCACCCCCGCCCAGGCGGCCAACCCGATCGTGAACCGCTTCGCCGCCGACCCGTCGATGCTGGTCGCCAACGACCGGATGTACATCTACGCCACCGACGACCAGGGCAACAGCGGCACCTACTGGGACTCCGACGCGTGGCGGGTGTACTCGTCGAGCAACCTGGTCGACTGGACCGACCACGGCGCGCCGTTCGCGGTCGGCGGGTTCTCCTGGGCGAGGCAGTACGCGTGGGCACCGTCCGCGGTGCGCCGCAACGGGTACTACTACCTCTACCTGCCGGTTGACCGGACGAAGATCGGGGTAGCGCGGAGCACCTCACCCACCGGCGGCTTCAGCGATCCCCGCGGCACCCCGTTGATCGAACGCGGACGCGACGCCAACACCGGCGAGGAACCGATCGACCCGGCCGCCTTCGTCGACGACAACGGACAGGCCTACCTGTACTTCGGCGGTGCCCGCGCCCCGAAGGTCGTCCGGCTGAACGCCGACTTGACCTCGACCTCCGGCGCCATCCAGAACATCACCATCAGCGGCACCGGCAGCGGCACCGCCTTCGGCGAAGCCGGCTTCGTACACAAGCGCAACGGCCTGTACTACTACTCCTACTCCACCGGCTGGCCCGGCCGGATCGCCTATGCCACGGCCACCAACCCGCTCGGGCCGTTCACCTACCGCGGCATCGTGCTGGATTACACCAACAACAACACGAACCACCACTCGATCGCGGAGTTCAACGGTCGCTGGTACATCGCCTACCACCGCAACGACCTGCCAGGCAGCAACAACTTCCGCCGCTCGCTGGCCATGGAGTACCTGACCTACAACAGCGACGGCACCATCCGCCCGGTCACCCAGACCAGCGTCGGCGTCGGAACACCCACGTCGCCGGCCAACCGGCTGCAGTCGTACAACTTCACCGACCGGTACGTGCGGCACGTGGACTACGACGCCCGCATCGACGCGAACGTGAGCCCGCTCGCGGACTCGCAGTGGCGGATCGTGCCCGGCCTGGCCAGCTCCGCCGACGGCAACGTGTCGCTGGAGTCGGTGAACTTCCCCGGCTACTACCTGCGTCACGCCAACTACGACTTCGTCCTGGCGCAGAACGACAACAGCGCCACCTTCCGCGCCGACGCGACCTTCAAGCGGGTGCCCGGACTGGCCGACGCCGCCGCGGTGTCGTTCCGGTCCTACAACTTCCCCGACCGCTATTTGCGCCACTCCAACTACCTGCTGCGGCTGGACCCGATCACCGACGCCACCGGCCGCGCCGACGCCACCTTCCGGATCACCAGCTAGGGGAGGGCATCCAACCCATGTCGAAATCACTGCACCGGCTGAGCGCGGTCCTCGCGGCCGTCTGCCTGTTGTTCACCACCTGGGCGGCGGTGACGCCGAAGAAGGCCGCCGCCCAGGACCCGTTCACCGGCTACCTGATGGCGCACTTCACCGGGGAGTCGTCGACAGGCCAACAGATCTACCTCGCCCACAGCACCGACGGCCTGCGATGGACCGACCTGAACAACGGCAGGCTCGTGCTGAACTCCACGGTGGGCACGCGAGGCGTACGCGACCCGGCCCTGGTCCGCTCACCCGCCGGTGACCGCTACTGGATCATCGCCACCGACCTGTGCATCGGCTGCGGCCAGGACTGGTCGTCGGCCATCAACAACGGCAGCCGCAACCTCGTCGTGTGGGAATCCACCGACCTCGTCACCTGGTCGGCGCCGTGGCTGCTCAACGTCGCGGGCCGCATCCCGGACGGACGCAACGCGTGGGCCCCGGAGGCCGTCTGGGATCCCGCGACCAACGACTACGTCCTCTACTGGGCCACCAACGTGCCGCACAACGGCGCCACGAAACACCGCATCTACGCGGCACGGACCACCGACTTCCGCACCATCACCACACCGCAGTCCTACATCAGCCGGCCCGGGACCCAGGAGATCATCGACACGCAGATCATCGAGCTGCCGGCCGGCACCGGCTCCCACCGTTACCTGCGCGCCTCCCGTGACGGTCAGATCACCATCGAGGGCAGCAACACCATCCTCGGCACCTGGACCCACCTGGGCAACCTGTCGGGCATCGGGCTGACCGGCAGCCAGGTCGAGGGCCCGATGTGGACGAAGTTCAACAACCGCAACGAGTGGGCGCTCTACCTCGACCAGTACGCGTCCGGACGCGGATACCTGCCGGTGCTGACGACCAATCCCACGAGCGCGGGTTCCTACCGGCTGCCGGCTTCCGGGTCGTACGGCATGGGCGGCACCCGGAAGCGCCATGGCTCGGTGCTCAACCTGACCGCCGCCGAACAGAGCCGCGTGCTGGGCCGGTGGGGCAGCAACACGCCGGTGAACCGCATCCAGTCCTACAACTACCAGGACCGGTACGTGCGACACGTCGACTTCGACGTGCGTATCGACGCCAACGTCAGCCCCGCGCAGGACGCGCAGTTCCGGCTCGTGCCCGGCCTGGCCGCCAACTCCGGCCACGTGTCGTTCGAGTCGGTCAACTACCCCGGCTACTACCTGCGCCACTACGGCTTCGACTTCCGGCTCGAGGCCAACGACGGCAGCGCGGTGTTCGCCGCGGACGCCACCTTCCGCCAGGTGGCCGGTCTCGCCAACTCCAGTTGGACGTCGTTCCAGTCCTACAGCCACCCCGACCGGTATCTCCGGCACAGCGACTACCTGCTCCGGCTGGACCCGATCACCGACGCGCAGGGCCGTAGCGACGCCACCTTCCGGGTAACTTCGTAGCACTCGCCGCGACTTCTCCGGACGGCCGGTTCCCCGGCTGCTCGGCCGACACGCGGGGGCAGGGCGAGCTCCCACGCCGACGGGCCGGCCGCGCGACCTTCGCGCGGCCGGTCAGCCGGCCCGGCTCGCCGCACCTCGCCCCACGGTGCTCTCGCGTACGACGAGCCGGTGCGGCGCGCGCAGTTCCCTGCCGGGCAGCGGCGTGCGACTGGCGATGCGCAGCAGCACGCGCTCGACAGCGGTCGTCGCGATCATCTCCTTGTCGGGGGAGATCGTGCTCACCGGCGGGTTGGAGTAGGCGCCGTCCTCGATGTCGTCGTAGCCGATCACGGCGACGTCCTCGGGCACCCGCAGGCCGCGTGCGGCGAGGACGTGCATCGCGCCCAGCGCGACGAGGTCGCTGTAGCAGAACACGGCGTCCGGCGGATCCGGCAGGTCGAGCAGGTGCCGCATCGCGCCTGCGCCGTCGACCCGGTTGAAGCGCGGGGTGGCGATGACGAGTTCCTCGTGCACGGTCACACCGCGGCGCTCGTGCGCCTCACAGAACCCGCGCGTGCGCAGTTGCGCCGCCTCTCCGGTGGGGTAGGGCTGGTCGCCGATCGCGGCGAGGCGCCTGCGGCCGAGGTCCAACAGGTGTTCGGTGGCCTGCCGGGACGCCGCGACGTCGTCGATACCGATGTGGTCGAACGTCCCCTGGCTGACGCGCTCGCCGAGAATCACCAGCGGGAGACTGGGGTCGTGGTCGGCCAGGGCCTGCTGGTCGAGGCCGAGCGGACTGAAGATGACGCCGTCGAAGAGCAGCCGGCTGCGACCGTGGCTGATGAGCATCCGCTCGTGGTCGGGGTCGCCGTCGGTCTGGTCGATGAGCACGTTGTACCCCTGCATCCGGGCGGCGCGGATGATGCCCTGGAGCAACTCCGAGAAGTACGGCGTGTCGAGATACGGCACGACGACGGCGATCTGCCCCGAGCGGCCCTGGGCGAGGTTGCGGGCCAGCACGTTGGGCCGGTAGCCGAGCTGCTCGACAGCCCGCATGACCCGGGCACGGGTGGGCTCGGTGACGTTCGCGTAGCCGTTGACCACGTTGGACACCGTCCGGCTGGAGACTCCGGCGAGCTGGGCGACCTCACGTAGGGTGACATCTCGCCGCATATCGGCCTCCTTCTCCGACGCCGAAGGCTGCCGCGAGTTTCCGGCGCGTTTCCTATTGCTGTCCATCGATGGGCCGGGCATGCTGTCTTTGCAGCGCTGCAAAGACGATACCAGGACGTGCCACGGGTGCCCCGGGTGCGGCGCGTGTCGGAGCCGACACGCCGTGCTCCGGCCGGTCGCGGTGTCCGGCACCGCGCCCCGGTCCTCGTGGCCCACCCATCGGCTGCGGAAGTGGCCGATCTCAGATGGAGGATTCACGTGAGGGTCAGAAGTTCCGGTCCAGGACGCAGGCCGCTGGCGGCGGCTCCGGGACGCAGGCCGCTGGCGGCGGCGGTGGCGGTCGTTGTCGCCCTGCTGCTGGCGGCGTGCAGTTCGGACGGCGGTGGCAGGCAGGACGGCCCGGTCACGATCAAAGTGTGGGCGTGGTACCCGGCCTTCCAGGGCGTGGTCGACCTGTTCAACCGCACCCACACCGACATCAGGATCGAGTGGACCAACGCGGGGACCGGCCAGGACCAGTACACCAAACTGCAGACCGCGCTGAAGGCCGGCAAGGGTGCGCCCGACGTGGTGATGCTCGAGTTCCAGGAGCTGCCGACCTTTCAACTCACCAAGCACCTCGTCGACCTGGGTGAGTACGGGGCCAACGACCTCAGAGGCAACTACGTCGACTGGGCCTGGAAGCAGGTCAGCAACGGCGATTCCGTCTATGCGATCCCGGTCGACGCCGGGCCGATGGCGATGCTGTACCGGCAGGACATCTTCGATCGGTTCGGGCTGAGCGTGCCGAAGACCTGGGCGGAGTTCAAGGAGCAGGCGCAGAAGCTGAAGGCCGCCGCCCCCGAGGTGTTCATGACCGACTTCGGGGCGAACGACGGTGGCTTCATGACCGGGCTGATGTGGCAGGCCGGCGCACGGCCGTTCGACTATGACGTGGCGAATCCACAGCTCATTGATGTGAACGTTAACAGTGATCCTGCGAAGAAAGTCATGGCGTATTGGGAAGACCTCGTCGACAGCGGTCTGGCCGACACCACCGCATATGGGACCACCGATTTCTACAACGGGTTGGGCAGCGGGAAGTACGCGACCTACCTGGCCGCGGGGTGGGGCCCCGGCTACCTGGCGAGCGTGGCGAAGACGACGGCCGGCAAGTGGCGCGCGGCACCGCTTCCCCAGTGGACGGCCGGTGAGAACGCCCAGGGTGACTGGGGCGGCTCGTCGTTCGCGGTGACCGACCAGACGAAGCACCCCGAGCAGGCCACCAGGGTCGCCATGGAACTCTTCGGAGCGAACAAGGACGCCTGGAAGATCGGCATCGACGAGGCGTTCCTGTTCCCGACCGCCACGCCGATCCTGGAGTGGGACTACTTCCGCACCAAGGAGTACGAGTTCTTCGGTGGGCAGAAGGTCAACGAGGTGTTCGTGCCGGCCTACAACGGCATCGAGGAGTTCGACTGGAGTCCGTTCAACAGCTACAGCTTCAACCAACTGACCACCGCCGTGGGGCAGGCGGTGGAGAAGCAGGCGTCCTGGCCGGACGCGCTCGACACCGTCCAGCGGAACATCACGGCGTACGCGTCGAACCAGGGCTTCAAGGTCTCCCAGTGACCAGGCCCGGACCTGTGCCCGCGGCTGCCACTGTGGTGGCCGCGGGACCCGTCCCGCCCGCCGGCGACCGGCGGTCCCGACGGCGTCGGTTCGACCAGCAGGCACGCGTCGGCTGGCTGTTCGTCGCGCCGTTCACGGTTCTGCTCGTCGTGTTCCTGCTGCTGCCGATGGCGTACGCGTTCAAGCTCAGCCTGTACCGCTCCACCCTGGTGGAGGGCGAGGTGTTCGCAGCGGCCGACAACTACCGCCAGGCACTCGGCGACCCCGAGTTCCGGTCGGGTGTGCTGCGGGTGCTCCTCTTCGGGCTCGTGCAGACGCCGGTGATGATCGGTGTCGCCCTCGTGCTGGCCCTGCTGGTCGACGGCGTCGGCTCACGCTTCGCGCGAACGCTGCGACTGGCGGCGTTCGTCCCGTACGCCGTGCCGGTCGTCATCGGCACGCTGATGTGGGGCTTCCTCTACAGCCGGAACACCGGGCCGTTCCGATTCGCCGGAATCGACTTCCTGGCCGGAGACACCGTCCTGGTCTCGCTGGGCAACCTCGTCACCTGGCAGTGGGCCGGCTACAACATGATCGTGCTGTACGCCGCGCTCCAGGGCGTGCCGAAGGAGGTGTACGAGTCCGCGAGGATCGACGGTGCGGGGGCGGTGCAGATCGCGCTGCGCATCAAGACACCGATGATCTCGGCGGCGCTGGTGCTGTGCACCGTCTTCACGATCGTCGGCACCCTCCAGTTCTTCACCGAGCCGCTCATCCTGCAACCCCTGAACCCCGGTGCGATCACCAACAGCTACACACCCAACGTCTACGCCTACAACCAGGCGTTCTCGTACCAGCAGTACAACTACTCGGCGGCGATCTCCTTCCTGCTCGGCGCGGTGGTCTTCGTCGGTGCGTACGCCTTCCTGTTCGCCACCCGCAAGAGGAGCGCACTGCGATGAGCAACCGGGCTGTCAGGGCCACCCGGCCGGCGCGGCGCAGCGGCGCCGTCGCCGCACACGCGGTCATGGCGCTGTTCGTCGCCTACTTCCTGCTGCCCTTCTGGTGGCTGCTCGTCGCGGCGACCAAGGACAACGACGGGCTGTTCAACTCGCACCCGCTGTGGTTCGCCGACCCGCACCTGGTCGGCAACCTCCGGCTGCTGTTCACCCAGGACGACGGCCTCTACCTGCGGTGGCTGGGCAACTCGGCCCTGTACGCCGTCGCCAGCGGCATCGGGGCGACCGCGATCGCCGCGCTGGCCGGGTACGCCTTCGCCAAACTGCGCTTTCCCGGCCGCAACGCGCTGTTCGCACTGCTGCTCGGCCTCATCATGGTGCCGGCGACGGCCCTCGTGCTGCCGACGTACCTGCTGATGGCCGAGGCCGGTCTCGTCGACTCGGTTTGGGCGGTGATCCTGCCCTCGTTGCTCAACCCGTTCGGCGTCTACCTGTTGCGGGTCTACGCCCACGACTCGGTGCCCGACGAGATGCTCGAGGCCGCCCGCATCGACGGCGCGGGCGAGTTCCGGGTGTTCCGCAGCGTCGCGCTGCCCGCCATGCGGCCGGCGTTGGTCACCGTCCTGCTGTTCACGATGGTGGCGACCTGGAACAACTTCTTCCTGCCCCTGGTGATGCTCAGCGACCAGAACCTCTACCCGCTCACCGTCGGCCTGCGGTCGTGGTACCTGTCGGCGACCATCGGCAACGGCGGTCCCGCCCTGTTCAACGTCATCGTCGTCGGCTCGCTGGTGGCGATCGTCCCACTGATCGCCGCGTTCCTGCTGCTACAGCGGTACTGGCGCGGCGGGCTGACTATCGGCGCCCTCAAGTGACCCGTCCATCGTGCCTGCGGGACCGCAGCACTCCACCACCGCGATAGGGACAGCAATGCACATCGCTCACGTGACGCTCGACCCCGCGGCCGTCGTGGCTCCGGTCAACCGTCGCACCTTCGGCACCTTCGTCGAGCACATGGGACGGTGCGTCTACACCGGCCTGTACGAGCCCGGCCACCCGTCCGCCGACGAGGACGGATTCCGCACCGACGTGCTGGCCCTGACCCGTGAACTCGGCGTCACGACGGTCCGTTACCCCGGTGGCAACTTCGTCTCCGGATACCGGTGGGAGGACGGCGTCGGCCCGAGGGAACGGCGTCCACGCCGCCGGGACCTCGCCTGGCGCAGCATCGAGACCAACGAGATCGGCATCGACGAGTTCGCGCGGTGGGCCGCCAAGGCCGACGTC
Protein-coding regions in this window:
- a CDS encoding LacI family DNA-binding transcriptional regulator → MRRDVTLREVAQLAGVSSRTVSNVVNGYANVTEPTRARVMRAVEQLGYRPNVLARNLAQGRSGQIAVVVPYLDTPYFSELLQGIIRAARMQGYNVLIDQTDGDPDHERMLISHGRSRLLFDGVIFSPLGLDQQALADHDPSLPLVILGERVSQGTFDHIGIDDVAASRQATEHLLDLGRRRLAAIGDQPYPTGEAAQLRTRGFCEAHERRGVTVHEELVIATPRFNRVDGAGAMRHLLDLPDPPDAVFCYSDLVALGAMHVLAARGLRVPEDVAVIGYDDIEDGAYSNPPVSTISPDKEMIATTAVERVLLRIASRTPLPGRELRAPHRLVVRESTVGRGAASRAG
- a CDS encoding carbohydrate ABC transporter permease: MAAGPVPPAGDRRSRRRRFDQQARVGWLFVAPFTVLLVVFLLLPMAYAFKLSLYRSTLVEGEVFAAADNYRQALGDPEFRSGVLRVLLFGLVQTPVMIGVALVLALLVDGVGSRFARTLRLAAFVPYAVPVVIGTLMWGFLYSRNTGPFRFAGIDFLAGDTVLVSLGNLVTWQWAGYNMIVLYAALQGVPKEVYESARIDGAGAVQIALRIKTPMISAALVLCTVFTIVGTLQFFTEPLILQPLNPGAITNSYTPNVYAYNQAFSYQQYNYSAAISFLLGAVVFVGAYAFLFATRKRSALR
- a CDS encoding glycoside hydrolase family 43 protein, with translation MSKSLHRLSAVLAAVCLLFTTWAAVTPKKAAAQDPFTGYLMAHFTGESSTGQQIYLAHSTDGLRWTDLNNGRLVLNSTVGTRGVRDPALVRSPAGDRYWIIATDLCIGCGQDWSSAINNGSRNLVVWESTDLVTWSAPWLLNVAGRIPDGRNAWAPEAVWDPATNDYVLYWATNVPHNGATKHRIYAARTTDFRTITTPQSYISRPGTQEIIDTQIIELPAGTGSHRYLRASRDGQITIEGSNTILGTWTHLGNLSGIGLTGSQVEGPMWTKFNNRNEWALYLDQYASGRGYLPVLTTNPTSAGSYRLPASGSYGMGGTRKRHGSVLNLTAAEQSRVLGRWGSNTPVNRIQSYNYQDRYVRHVDFDVRIDANVSPAQDAQFRLVPGLAANSGHVSFESVNYPGYYLRHYGFDFRLEANDGSAVFAADATFRQVAGLANSSWTSFQSYSHPDRYLRHSDYLLRLDPITDAQGRSDATFRVTS
- a CDS encoding ABC transporter substrate-binding protein, producing the protein MRVRSSGPGRRPLAAAPGRRPLAAAVAVVVALLLAACSSDGGGRQDGPVTIKVWAWYPAFQGVVDLFNRTHTDIRIEWTNAGTGQDQYTKLQTALKAGKGAPDVVMLEFQELPTFQLTKHLVDLGEYGANDLRGNYVDWAWKQVSNGDSVYAIPVDAGPMAMLYRQDIFDRFGLSVPKTWAEFKEQAQKLKAAAPEVFMTDFGANDGGFMTGLMWQAGARPFDYDVANPQLIDVNVNSDPAKKVMAYWEDLVDSGLADTTAYGTTDFYNGLGSGKYATYLAAGWGPGYLASVAKTTAGKWRAAPLPQWTAGENAQGDWGGSSFAVTDQTKHPEQATRVAMELFGANKDAWKIGIDEAFLFPTATPILEWDYFRTKEYEFFGGQKVNEVFVPAYNGIEEFDWSPFNSYSFNQLTTAVGQAVEKQASWPDALDTVQRNITAYASNQGFKVSQ
- a CDS encoding carbohydrate ABC transporter permease — encoded protein: MSNRAVRATRPARRSGAVAAHAVMALFVAYFLLPFWWLLVAATKDNDGLFNSHPLWFADPHLVGNLRLLFTQDDGLYLRWLGNSALYAVASGIGATAIAALAGYAFAKLRFPGRNALFALLLGLIMVPATALVLPTYLLMAEAGLVDSVWAVILPSLLNPFGVYLLRVYAHDSVPDEMLEAARIDGAGEFRVFRSVALPAMRPALVTVLLFTMVATWNNFFLPLVMLSDQNLYPLTVGLRSWYLSATIGNGGPALFNVIVVGSLVAIVPLIAAFLLLQRYWRGGLTIGALK